The Calditrichota bacterium sequence CAGGGCACGCAACTCGCGTGTCGTGCCGTCGGCGCCGACGAGGTCCACGGGCACATGCCGTGCCGTCAGAAGGGGGGCGCGGGTGTACTTGCGGACCTTGGCCACAATAGGTACATCGGTACGGGGGCCCTCCGCCCGAGTCAGGACGACCACAGTCGCCGCTGCCAACCGCGAGGCGGGTTCGCGCAGAGGACCGGCAGGCAGGAGCCAGCCATTGCCAAAGCCGCGCATGGCATCGACAAGAACGACAGAGATGTCAGGGCGCAGCCGCCGGTGTTGAAAGGCGTCGTCCAGCACCAGCACTTGTGCGCCAAAGCGCTCAATGGCCAGGCGGCCAGCGCGTACGCGATCGCGGTCCACAATCACCGGGACACCCTGGAGTTTCTTGGCCAACATGAGAGGCTCATCGCCGCTGTGTTCGAGCCCGGCTAAAGTCTGGTGGCCATCGGAGACGACCACCAAGCCACGGCGGCGGCGCTTGTAGCCGCGGCTGATCACGCACACCCGCTTGCCCCTGTCGCGGAGCGTGCGGGCAATGAGCTCGACCATAGGGGTCTTGCCGGTGCCACCGACGGTGAGGTTGCCCACGGCAATGACGGCGCACGGAAGTTTCCACTGGCGCAACACTCCGGCCTCGTAGAGGAAGTTGCGCAGCCAAGTCACGAAAAGGTACAAGAGGCTAAACGGCAAGAGCAGGGCCGCCGGCCACTTAGTGGCGAACATATTCATCGGCTTGCCTCTCAAAGGCAATCATTTGCTGCTCGACCTTCTGCCGCAGTTCTTCTAACTCGGGCTCGCTCAAGTGGGCGGGCACGGCGAAGGGCTCACCGTAGAAGATGACCGAACGCGCGAACGGTCGCCAGAGCATGAACTTGTCCCAGCTCCGCGCAAAGATGGGACGGTCGCAGGAAAAGGTGACAGGGAGCAGATATGCGCCGGAACGGTGGGCCAGGCGGATTGCCCCTGGCTTGAGGTGGTGACGCGGGCCACGCGGGCCATCGGGCATGATGGCGCAGATGGCCCCTTCGCTGAGGGCCGCCAGCATCTGGTGAAAGGCCTCGCGCCCACCGCGCGTACTCGATCCCCTAATGGTGCGATAGCCCAGCCGTTCCACAGTGCGGGCGATCATCTCGCCGTCCTCGTGGAGACTGACCATCGGGATGATCCCTTGCCGCCGGTGCAGGTAGATGGGCAGAAGGATGCG is a genomic window containing:
- the lpxK gene encoding tetraacyldisaccharide 4'-kinase, which produces MFATKWPAALLLPFSLLYLFVTWLRNFLYEAGVLRQWKLPCAVIAVGNLTVGGTGKTPMVELIARTLRDRGKRVCVISRGYKRRRRGLVVVSDGHQTLAGLEHSGDEPLMLAKKLQGVPVIVDRDRVRAGRLAIERFGAQVLVLDDAFQHRRLRPDISVVLVDAMRGFGNGWLLPAGPLREPASRLAAATVVVLTRAEGPRTDVPIVAKVRKYTRAPLLTARHVPVDLVGADGTTRELRAL
- a CDS encoding lysophospholipid acyltransferase family protein, with the protein product MLACKLGWLLILAMGHLTRVRAVGRQNWERALSSGRGVLVMVWHGRILLPIYLHRRQGIIPMVSLHEDGEMIARTVERLGYRTIRGSSTRGGREAFHQMLAALSEGAICAIMPDGPRGPRHHLKPGAIRLAHRSGAYLLPVTFSCDRPIFARSWDKFMLWRPFARSVIFYGEPFAVPAHLSEPELEELRQKVEQQMIAFERQADEYVRH